One part of the Marinobacterium rhizophilum genome encodes these proteins:
- a CDS encoding ABC transporter ATP-binding protein produces MSDLTIRNLKKSFDDVHIIKGIDLDIKDHEFVVFVGPSGCGKSTLLRLIAGLEEVTSGTIHLDEREITDVAPAKRDLAMVFQSYALYPHMSVRKNMSFALDLAGVDKNEVQRKVEDAARVLELGPLLERKPKALSGGQRQRVAIGRAIVRNPKVFLFDEPLSNLDAALRVLMRLELARLHKELNATMIYVTHDQVEAMTLADKVVVLNAGRVEQVGSPLELYHHPVNQFVAGFIGTPKMAFLKGTVQTAGSDGVSVVLDCGPQYQLPHQATGLKAGDEITLGIRPEHIEVVDKDASPFKVRLDVTEHLGADTYCYINLPNGESLTVRAPGDFSGDYGQDAGLAPDLTQAHLFDATGKTIPRPRNSAQAA; encoded by the coding sequence ATGTCCGACCTGACTATCCGCAACCTGAAAAAAAGCTTCGACGACGTCCACATCATCAAGGGCATCGATCTGGACATCAAGGATCACGAATTCGTGGTCTTTGTCGGCCCCTCCGGCTGCGGCAAATCGACCCTGCTGCGCCTGATCGCCGGCCTCGAGGAAGTCACCAGCGGCACCATCCATCTGGATGAGCGCGAGATCACCGACGTGGCCCCGGCCAAGCGTGACCTGGCCATGGTGTTCCAGTCCTACGCCCTGTATCCGCATATGAGCGTGCGCAAGAACATGTCCTTCGCGCTGGATCTGGCCGGCGTCGACAAGAACGAAGTGCAGCGCAAGGTCGAAGACGCCGCCAGGGTACTGGAACTGGGCCCGCTGCTGGAGCGCAAGCCCAAGGCCCTGTCCGGCGGTCAGCGCCAGCGTGTCGCCATCGGCCGTGCCATCGTGCGCAACCCCAAGGTGTTCCTGTTCGACGAGCCGCTGTCCAACCTCGACGCCGCGCTGCGCGTGCTGATGCGCCTGGAGCTGGCGCGGCTGCACAAGGAACTCAACGCCACCATGATCTACGTCACCCACGACCAGGTCGAAGCCATGACCCTGGCCGACAAGGTGGTGGTCCTGAACGCCGGACGCGTCGAGCAGGTCGGCTCGCCGCTGGAGCTCTACCACCACCCGGTGAACCAGTTCGTGGCCGGTTTCATCGGCACGCCGAAAATGGCCTTCCTCAAGGGCACCGTCCAGACTGCCGGTAGCGATGGCGTCAGCGTAGTACTGGACTGCGGCCCGCAGTACCAGCTGCCGCACCAGGCCACCGGCCTGAAGGCCGGGGACGAGATCACCCTGGGCATCCGGCCGGAACATATCGAGGTGGTCGACAAGGACGCCAGCCCGTTCAAGGTACGTCTGGATGTCACCGAGCACCTGGGTGCGGACACCTACTGCTACATCAACCTGCCCAATGGTGAAAGCCTCACCGTACGTGCGCCGGGGGACTTCAGCGGCGATTACGGCCAGGACGCGGGCCTGGCACCGGACCTGACCCAGGCGCACCTGTTCGACGCCACGGGCAAGACCATCCCGCGTCCACGTAATTCGGCCCAGGCGGCATAA
- a CDS encoding L-iditol 2-dehydrogenase, whose amino-acid sequence MKLKDKVAIITGSAQGIGRAIAERYAREGAKVVIADILMQEAEKTAGEIGESAIAVQLNVTDQASVARMVKEVVSTLGKIDILVNNAAVFEMGPFLEISEASYEKIFSVNVKGLLFTTQVVAKQMVEQGQGGKIINLASQAGRRGEALVATYCASKAAVISLTQSAGLALIKDKINVNGIAPGVVDTPMWEDVDALFAKYENRPIGEKKRLVGEAVPYGRMGTPEEFGGAAVFLASSDSDYVVAQTLNVDGGNWMS is encoded by the coding sequence ATGAAACTGAAAGACAAAGTCGCAATTATTACGGGTAGCGCTCAAGGTATTGGGCGTGCTATTGCTGAACGTTATGCCAGGGAAGGGGCAAAGGTGGTGATTGCCGATATCCTGATGCAGGAGGCCGAAAAAACGGCGGGCGAAATTGGTGAATCCGCAATAGCGGTACAGCTGAACGTGACAGATCAGGCATCTGTGGCCAGGATGGTCAAGGAAGTCGTATCCACACTGGGTAAGATCGATATTCTGGTCAATAATGCCGCCGTATTCGAGATGGGGCCCTTCCTGGAAATATCCGAGGCCTCTTACGAGAAAATATTCTCCGTGAACGTAAAGGGGCTCCTGTTCACAACACAGGTGGTTGCTAAACAGATGGTCGAGCAAGGTCAAGGGGGTAAGATTATTAATCTGGCATCCCAGGCCGGGCGTCGCGGTGAAGCACTGGTTGCCACCTATTGCGCAAGCAAGGCGGCAGTCATCAGCCTGACTCAGTCGGCAGGGCTTGCTCTTATCAAGGATAAAATCAACGTTAACGGTATTGCACCAGGGGTTGTTGATACTCCCATGTGGGAGGACGTGGATGCCCTTTTCGCCAAATACGAAAACCGTCCCATCGGTGAGAAGAAAAGACTTGTCGGGGAAGCGGTACCCTATGGCCGTATGGGAACCCCTGAAGAATTTGGGGGCGCTGCGGTATTTTTGGCGTCATCCGACAGCGACTATGTTGTAGCCCAAACGCTGAATGTTGATGGTGGTAACTGGATGAGTTGA